In Populus alba chromosome 1, ASM523922v2, whole genome shotgun sequence, a single window of DNA contains:
- the LOC118056847 gene encoding ADP-ribosylation factor GTPase-activating protein AGD12, with protein sequence MSRLSELQQVASGKRRLKDLLLQSDNRFCADCGAPDPKWASANIGVFICLKCCGVHRSLGTHISKVLSVTLDEWSDDEIDAMIEVGGNSSANSIYEAFLPEGVSKPGPNSSNEERTRFIRSKYELQEFLKPSLRITSGKTSSSSLKSSLSTNPFDSFQIPSVSQNLDGIVEFMGILKVKVIKGTNLAIRDMMSSDPYVIVALGKQTAQTTVMKSNLNPVWNEELMLSVPQDFGPIKLSVFDHDTFSANDIMGEAEIDIQPLITSAMAFGDPEMFGNMQIGKWLKSQDNALIDDSIINIVDGKVKQEISLKLQNVESGELQVELEWMPLDQ encoded by the exons ATGAGTCGTTTGTCAGAGCTTCAGCAGGTTGCGTCAG gTAAAAGAAGATTAAAAGATCTATTGCTCCAAAGTGATAATCGCTTTTGCGCTGATTGTGGTGCTCCGGATCCAAAATGGGC ATCAGCAAATATTGGGGTTTTCATATGCTTAAAATGCTGTGGTGTACACAGAAGTCTTGGTACACATATCTCGAAG GTTTTATCCGTGACGTTGGATGAATGGTCTGATGATGAAATCGATGCCATGATCGAAGTTGGAGGAAACTCGTCTGCTAATTCAATTTATGAGGCCTTTTTACCTGAAGGAGTTTCAAAGCCAGGGCCAAATTCCAGTAATGAGGAGCGTACAAGGTTCATCAG GTCAAAGTATGAGCTTCAAGAATTTTTGAAACCTAGTTTGCGGATCACATCGGGGAAGACTTCCTCATCTTCTCTCAAGTCAAGTTTATCCACAAACCCTTTTGATAGTTTTCAAATTCCGAGTGTCTCACAGAATTTG GATGGCATAGTAGAGTTTATGGGAATATTGAAGGTTAAAGTTATAAAAGGTACAAATTTAGCTATTAGAGATATGATGTCAAGTGATCCCTATGTGATCGTTGCTCTTGGGAAACAG ACTGCTCAAACCACCGTGATGAAGAGCAACTTGAATCCAGTCTGGAATGAAGAACTCATGCTATCTGTTCCACAGGATTTTGGGCCCATAAAGTTG AGCGTTTTTGATCATGACACATTTTCTGCCAATGACATAATGGGGGAAGCAGAGATTGACATCCAGCCATTGATTACATCAGCAATGGCATTTGGGGATCCAGAAATGTTTGGAAATATGCAGATTGGAAAATGGCTGAAATCACAGGACAACGCCCTCATAGATGATAGCATCATAAACATTGTTGACGGCAAGGTGAAACAGGAGATCTCATTGAAACTCCAGAATGTTGAATCTGGGGAACTACAAGTAGAACTGGAGTGGATGCCTCTTGACCAGTAA